Proteins encoded by one window of Vigna radiata var. radiata cultivar VC1973A chromosome 5, Vradiata_ver6, whole genome shotgun sequence:
- the LOC106761684 gene encoding synaptotagmin-4 has product MGFFGGMIVGIAIGIGLIIGFARHESVRSKRRSDLAKTIAAFARMTVEDSRKLLPPKFYPSWVVFTRRQKLNWLNVQLRRIWPHVDEAVSELIKTNVEPILEQYRPVVLASLSFSKLTLGTVAPQFTGVTILEENSGPDGVTMDLEMQWDGNPNIVLDIKTRVGVVLPVQVKDIGFTGVFRLIFKPLVNEFPGFGAVCFSLKEKKDLDFTLKVIGGDLSALPGVSDAIEETIRDAIEDSITWPVRQIIPILPGDYSNLELKPVGILEVKLVQAKNLTNKDLIGKSDPYAVLFVRPLRARTKTSKVVNNQLSPIWNEHFEFTIEDAATQHLTVRIFDDEGLQASELIGCAQVSLQELEPGKVKDVWLKLVKDLEIRRDNKYRGEVHLELLYCPIGMESTIKNPFDPDISLTSFEKTLKSGETEVEDPTGSRKRSNVIVRGVLSVTVISAEDLPVVDLMGKADPFVVLSLKKTEKKLKTRVVNESLNPVWNQTFDFVVEDGLHEMLILEVYDHDTFGKEKIGRVILTLTKVILEGEYNETYPLDGAKSGSISLYLKWTPQHKFRDT; this is encoded by the exons ATGGGATTCTTCGGCGGCATGATCGTCGGTATCGCCATTGGTATCGGGTTGATCATCGGTTTCGCTCGTCACGAGAGCGTTCGATCCAAACGTCGCTCCGATTTG GCGAAGACGATAGCAGCGTTTGCGAGAATGACAGTGGAAGATTCCAGAAAACTTTTGCCTCCTAAGTTCTATCCATCATGGGTGGTCTTCACACGGAGACAGAAG TTAAATTGGCTTAATGTCCAACTCAGGAGGATTTGGCCACATGTTGATGAG GCAGTGTCTGAGTTGATAAAAACCAACGTGGAACCAATTCTTGAACAGTATAGACCGGTTGTTTTGGCTTCTCTCAGTTTCTCCAAGTTGACCCTTGGCACTGTGGCTCCACAATTTACAG GAGTTACTATTCTTGAAGAGAACAGTGGGCCTGATGGTGTGACTATGGATCTTGAGATGCAATGGGATGGTAACCCGAATATCGTTCTTGACATCAAAACCCGAGTTGGTGTCGTACTTCCTGTACAG GTAAAAGATATTGGATTCACTGGGGTTTTCAGGTTGATCTTCAAACCACTAGTGAATGAGTTTCCGGGTTTCGGAGCTGTTTGTTTTTCCTTGAAAGAAAAG AAAGATCTGGATTTTACTCTGAAGGTTATTGGTGGTGATTTATCAGCCTTACCGGGAGTATCTGATGCAATAGAG GAAACAATTAGAGATGCGATTGAAGACTCTATAACTTGGCCTGTGCGCCAAATTATACCCATTTTACCTGGAGATTACAG TAATCTAGAGTTGAAACCGGTTGGAATACTGGAAGTTAAACTAGTGCAAGCAAAGAACTTAACAAATAAAGATTTGATTGGGAAATCCGATCCTTACGCTGTCCTTTTTGTACGCCCGCTTCGTGCCAGAACCAAAACCAGTAAAGTAGTG AACAACCAGTTGAGTCCAATATGGAACGAACACTTTGAATTCACTATAGAAGATGCGGCAACGCAGCACTTGACCGTAAGAATTTTCGATGATGAAGGCCTTCAGGCTTCTGAACTTATTGGCTGTGCCCAAGTTTCACTGCAGGAGCTCGAACCTGGTAAAGTCAAGGATGTATGGCTTAAGCTGGTTAAGGATTTGGAGATCCGTAGAGATAACAAATACAGGGGTGAG GTGCACTTGGAGCTCTTGTACTGCCCAATTGGAATGGAAAGCACCATCAAGAACCCTTTTGACCCTGATATCTCATTAACCTCGTTCGAGAAGACCCTCAAGAGTGGTGAGACAGAGGTTGAGGATCCTACAGGGTCACGTAAGAGAAGCAACGTGATCGTAAGAGGGGTTCTATCTGTCACGGTGATTTCAGCTGAAGACTTACCAGTAGTGGACTTAATGGGCAAGGCTGATCCATTTGTTGtccttagtttgaaaaaaacagaaaaaaaactCAAGACCAGA GTTGTAAATGAATCCCTAAACCCAGTTTGGAATCAAACATTTGATTTTGTTGTGGAGGATGGCTTACACGAAATGTTAATTCTGGAAGTCTACGATCATGATACGTTTGGCAAG GAAAAAATTGGAAGAGTGATCTTAACACTGACTAAGGTCATCTTAGAAGGAGAATACAATGAAACTTATCCTCTAGATGGAGCTAAATCCGGAAGcatttctttatatttgaaGTGGACTCCGCAGCACAAATTCCGGGATACTTAG
- the LOC106761341 gene encoding uncharacterized protein LOC106761341, with translation MIWTDSCHQSPSDLPFLSFPISVFSSFPFFLLSSTSFHTPKYTQIKSTEFRLVSFQSIMDDPPKHRLLTLLIALKEASKALHTNTNPFSFLFLTDSSAAIDELLDLEAKAHAVFSSDPNLHNLSRILSSLPSLIDKLHKHRGYFPRSLLQRHLTKCKISHLASTIQSEIQKYIDRVAVRDLVDALQEPPSRHDEEQRQVKALVEFRQRLSQGFDLEFQDLVLRAKVFTLLECVLFEKSNYSSKHVKEEAAMTIAALVKFNKNVFVGLVLMGPTIKALIAMGSACSIRVLSSLINFIRSPLIDEILCSGEIPKIIGFMRSRELGLRVAALDCVLELGYIGRREVVEAMVKEGVIEILMDLQREGCSECECDLAFGNCVSRFAIQVEVGEGLSSQEKREIKSEILNIVKEVSQSEAEFATVSAEILWGSSP, from the coding sequence ATGATTTGGACTGATAGTTGCCATCAGTCACCATCTGATCTTCCATTCTTGTCTTTTCCAATTtctgttttctcttctttccctttctttctcctctcttctACTTCCTTCCACACTCCAAAGTACACACAAATCAAATCAACTGAATTTCGTTTGGTCTCTTTTCAGTCTATCATGGATGACCCTCCCAAACACCGTCTCCTAACTCTCCTAATCGCTCTCAAAGAAGCTTCCAAAGCCCTTCACACCAACaccaaccctttctccttcctCTTCTTAACAGATTCCAGCGCCGCCATTGACGAGCTCCTCGACCTCGAAGCCAAGGCCCACGCCGTCTTCTCCTCCGACCCTAACCTCCACAACCTCTCTCGCATCCTCTCCTCCCTCCCATCCCTAATTGATAAACTCCACAAACACCGCGGCTACTTCCCACGATCCCTCCTCCAACGCCACCTTACCAAATGCAAGATATCCCACCTCGCCAGCACCATCCAATCCGAAATCCAAAAGTACATCGACCGCGTCGCCGTTCGCGATCTCGTCGACGCGCTGCAGGAGCCGCCGTCGCGGCACGACGAAGAACAGCGCCAGGTCAAGGCTCTCGTGGAGTTCCGGCAGAGGCTCTCTCAGGGCTTCGATTTGGAGTTCCAGGACCTGGTTCTGCGCGCGAAGGTGTTCACGCTCTTGGAGTGCGTGCTGTTCGAGAAGTCGAATTATAGTTCAAAGCACGTGAAAGAGGAAGCGGCGATGACCATAGCAGCGCTGGTGAAGTTCAACAAGAACGTGTTCGTCGGGCTGGTGCTGATGGGCCCCACCATCAAGGCCTTGATAGCGATGGGTTCGGCGTGCTCCATTCGCGTTCTGTCGTCGCTGATTAATTTCATTCGAAGCCCCCTGATTGATGAGATTCTGTGCAGCGGTGAGATCCCTAAAATCATAGGGTTTATGCGTTCGAGGGAATTAGGGCTTCGCGTTGCGGCGTTGGATTGCGTTTTGGAATTGGGATATATAGGGAGAAGGGAAGTGGTGGAAGCGATGGTGAAAGAGGGAGTGATTGAAATTCTAATGGACTTGCAAAGAGAGGGGTGCAGTGAGTGTGAGTGTGATTTGGCTTTTGGGAATTGCGTTTCTAGGTTTGCGATTCAAGTGGAAGTGGGCGAGGGATTAAGCTCCCAAGAGAAGAGAGAGATTAAATCAGAAATACTGAATATTGTGAAGGAAGTTTCGCAAAGTGAAGCAGAGTTTGCGACTGTTAGCGCTGAAATTCTGTGGGGTTCTTCGCCTTAA
- the LOC106761933 gene encoding uncharacterized protein LOC106761933 — protein sequence MKQASAEAVPSLSSTPSFTEAATSSSSSAAAAEDLAVGSRDGGGGAQETVAVDRRGEYSAVCRWTVHNFPKIKARALWSKYFEVGGYDCRLLIYPKGDSQALPGYISIYLQIMDPRGTSSSKWDCFASYRLAIVNVADDSKTIHRDSWHRFSSKKKSHGWCDFTPSSTVFDPKLGYLFNTDSVLITADILILNESVNFTRDNNELQSSSSSSSSTSSSVVAGPVSDVLSGKFTWKVHNFSLFKEMIKTQKIMSPVFPAGECNLRISVYQSSVNGVEYLSMCLESKDTDKTVVLSDRSCWCLFRMSVLNQRPGSNHMHRDSYGRFAADNKSGDNTSLGWNDYMKMSDFIGVDSGFLVDDTAVFSTSFHVIKEFSSFSKNGSVIAGRSGSGARKSDGHIGKFTWRIENFTRLKDLLKKRKITGLCIKSRRFQIGNRDCRLIVYPRGQSQPPCHLSVFLEVTDSRNTSSDWSCFVSHRLSVVNQKMEDKSVTKESQNRYSKAAKDWGWREFVTLTSLFDQDSGFLVQDTVIFSAEVLILKETSIMQDFTEHDSELSSSGSPLDNSGKRSSFTWKVENFLSFKEIMETRKIFSKFFQAGGCELRIGVYESFDTICIYLESDQAVGSDPDKNFWVRYRMAVVNQKNPAKTVWKESSICTKTWNNSVLQFMKVSDMLEVDAGFLVRDTVVFVCEILDCCPWFEFSDLEVLASEDDQDALTTDPDELIDSEDSEGISGDEEDIFRNLLSRAGFHLTYGDNPSQPQVTLREKLLMDAGAIAGFLTGLRVYLDDPAKVKRLLLPTKLSGSCDGKKATKADESSPSLMNLLMGVKVLQQAIIDLLLDIMVECCQPSEVGPVADSVDACSKPSSDGSGTATPLECERESGTMESARVPGNERLDSVVEESSNTSAVQSSDLKGNGIQEKAVPGHPICPPETSATASESASFRSKTKWPEQSEELLGLIVNSLRALDGAVPQGCPEPRRRPQSAQKITLVLDKAPKHLQADLVALVPKLVEQSEHPLAAYALLERLQKTDAEPTLRIPVFGALSQLECGSEVWERILFQSFDLLNDSNDEPLATAIDFIFKAASQCQHLPEAVRSVRVRLKNLGLEVSPCVLDFLSKTINSWGDVAETILRDIDCDDDYGDNCSALPCGIFLFGEHGTSPSGLHVIDEQAYQASRHFSDIYILFEMLSIPCLVAEASQTFERAVARGAISAQSVALVLQSRLSQRLNNNGRYVSENFQHTDGSTEGDACEQLGVQRDDYTSVLGLAENLALSIDPCVKEFVKLLYMIMFRWFANESYRGRTLKRLVDRATSNTDSGREVDFDLDILVTLVCEEQEFIRPVLSMMREVAELANVDRAALWHQLCASEDEILRIREESKTEISNMAKEKAIISQKLSESEVTNNRLKSEMRAEMDRFSREKKELAEQAQEVESQLEWLRSERDDEIAKLSAEKKALHDRLHDAETQLSQLKSRKRDELKKVVKEKNALAERLKNAEAARKRFDEELKRFATENVTREEIRQSLEDEVRRLTQTVGQTEGEKREKEEQVARCEAYIDGMESKLQACQQYIHTLEASLQEEMSRHAPLYGAGLEALSLKELETLSRIHEDGLRQIHAIQQRKGSPAGSPLVSPHALPHTHGLYPAASLPMAVGLPPSIIPNGVGIHSNGHVNGAVGPWFNHS from the exons atgaaGCAAGCTTCGGCCGAGGCAGTTCCCTCGCTATCTTCCACGCCGTCGTTCACGGAGGCGGCAACATCATCGTCATCCTCCGCCGCTGCGGCGGAGGACCTGGCAGTGGGGTCGCGAGACGGTGGCGGCGGGGCTCAGGAGACGGTGGCGGTGGATCGGCGAGGCGAGTACTCCGCCGTTTGTCGTTGGACGGTGCACAATTTCCCGAAAATAAAGGCTAGGGCACTGTGGAGCAAATACTTCGAGGTAGGCGGTTACGATTGTCGGTTGCTAATATATCCCAAGGGTGACTCACAGGCCCTTCCAGGGTACATCTCCATCTACCTCCAAATCATGGACCCTCGCGGTACCTCCTCTTCCAAATGGGACTGTTTTGCGAGTTATCGGTTGGCAATCGTGAACGTGGCCGACGATTCCAAAACCATTCACCGAGATTCCTGGCATCGATTCTCCAGTAAGAAGAAATCGCACGGTTGGTGCGATTTCACGCCCTCTTCCACTGTTTTTGACCCCAAATTGGGATACCTCTTCAATACGGATTCTGTTTTGATCACTGCGGATATTCTCATTCTCAATGAGTCCGTTAATTTCACGCGGGACAACAATGAGTTGCAGTCCTCATCTTCCTCTTCGTCTTCGACAAGTTCCTCCGTTGTTGCAGGTCCCGTGTCTGATGTGTTGAGTGGTAAGTTCACTTGGAAAGTGCATAATTTCAGTCTGTTTAAGGAGATGATCAAGACACAAAAGATAATGAGCCCGGTGTTCCCTGCGGGGGAATGTAATTTGAGAATAAGTGTTTACCAGAGCTCTGTGAATGGGGTCGAGTATTTGTCTATGTGTCTGGAGAGCAAGGACACGGATAAGACTGTGGTGTTATCTGATAGGAGTTGTTGGTGTTTGTTTAGGATGTCTGTGTTGAACCAGAGGCCTGGTTCCAATCACATGCATAGGGATTCTTATGGCCGCTTTGCTGCTGATAATAAGAGCGGTGACAATACCAGCTTGGGATGGAATGATTACATGAAAATGTCGGATTTTATCGGTGTGGATTCGGGGTTTTTGGTGGATGACACCGCTGTTTTTAGCACCTCATTTCATGTGATCAAGGAGTTTAGCAGCTTCTCCAAGAATGGTTCTGTGATTGCCGGGAGAAGCGGGAGTGGTGCTAGGAAGTCTGATGGGCATATTGGAAAGTTCACTTGGAGAATTGAGAATTTTACTAGATTGAAGGATTTGCTAAAGAAGAGGAAAATCACGGGTCTGTGCATCAAGAGCCGGAGGTTTCAGATTGGTAATAGGGATTGTCGACTTATTGTTTACCCTCGAG GGCAGTCTCAGCCACCATGTCACCTTTCAGTGTTTCTTGAAGTTACAGATTCAAGAAATACTTCCAGTGATTGGAGTTGTTTTGTTAGTCATCGTTTATCAGTTGTGAACCAAAAGATGGAGGATAAATCTGTCACCAAGGAATCTCAGAACCGCTATTCAAAAGCTGCAAAGGATTGGGGTTGGCGTGAATTTGTGACACTCACCAGTCTCTTTGATCAAGATTCAGGTTTTCTTGTCCAGGACACTGTCATATTCTCTGCTGAGGTTCTTATATTGAAGGAGACATCAATAATGCAGGATTTTACTGAGCATGATTCTGAGTTGAGCAGCAGTGGCTCTCCTCTGGATAATTCTGGCAAAAGAAGTTCATTTACATGGAAAGTTGAGAATTTCTTGTCTTTCAAGGAAATAATGGAGACACGAAAAATCTTCAGTAAATTCTTTCAAGCTGGTGGATGTGAACTTCGAATTG GTGTATATGAGTCGTTCGACACgatatgtatttatttagagAGCGACCAGGCTGTTGGTAGTGATCCCGATAAAAATTTCTGGGTGAGATACAGGATGGCTGTTGTGAATCAAAAGAACCCAGCCAAGACAGTGTGGAAAGAATCTTCTATCTGCACAAAGACGTGGAATAATTCTGTTTTGCAATTCATGAAGGTGTCTGATATGTTAGAAGTGGATGCAGGATTTCTTGTACGTGACACTGTTGTTTTTGTATGTGAAATATTGGATTGCTGTCCTTGGTTTGAGTTTTCCGATTTAGAG GTTTTAGCATCAGAGGATGATCAAGATGCATTGACAACTGACCCTGATGAGCTCATTGACTCTGAAGACAGTGAAGGGATAAGTGGAGATGAGGAAGATATTTTCAGAAATCTTCTTTCTAGAGCTGGATTCCATTTAACATATGGAGATAATCCTTCTCAGCCACAAGTTACTTTAAGGGAGAAACTTCTAATGGATGCTGGTGCAATTGCAGGGTTTCTTACTGGTCTTCGGGTCTATCTTGATGATCCTGCAAAAGTGAAGCGCCTGCTTCTACCTACCAAGCTGTCTGGTAGTTGTGATGGGAAGAAGGCCACCAAAGCTGATGAATCTTCCCCAAGTTTGATGAATTTGCTGATGGGAGTTAAAGTCTTGCAGCAAGCTATCATAGATTTACTATTAGATATAATGGTCGAGTGCTGTCAACCTTCTGAAGTAGGTCCCGTTGCTGATTCTGTTGATGCATGTTCTAAACCTTCTTCAGATGGAAGTGGAACTGCTACTCCTCTTGAGTGTGAAAGAGAAAGTGGAACAATGGAGTCTGCACGAGTTCCTGGTAATGAGAGGCTGGATTCTGTTGTTGAAGAAAGCAGTAATACATCTGCTGTGCAGAGTTCTGATTTAAAAGGAAATGGTATTCAGGAAAAAGCTGTTCCTGGACATCCTATTTGTCCACCAGAGACATCTGCCACCGCATCAGAAAGTGCATCATTTCGGTCAAAG aCCAAGTGGCCAGAACAGTCTGAGGAGCTTTTAGGTTTGATTGTAAACTCATTAAGAGCTTTGGATGGGGCTGTTCCTCAAGGCTGTCCAGAACCAAGACGTCGGCCTCAATCTGCACAAAAAATTACTCTTGTATTGGACAAAGCTCCTAAGCATTTGCAAGCTGACCTTGTTGCTTTGGTACCTAAATTGGTTGAGCAGTCTGAACACCCACTTGCTGCCTATGCACTTCTTGAGCGTCTTCAAAAGACAGATGCAGAACCTACTTTACGAATACCA GTTTTTGGGGCTCTTAGTCAATTGGAGTGTGGTAGTGAAGTGTGGGAACGCATTCTGTTTCAGTCTTTTGATCTTTTGAATGACTCAAATGATGAACCCCTTGCTACAGCGATAGATTTTATATTCAAAGCGGCATCTCAATGTCAACACCTCCCTGAAGCA GTTAGGTCTGTTCGTGTCAGGCTAAAAAATCTAGGTCTTGAGGTGTCACCTTGCGTCCTTGACTTTTTGAGTAAGACTATAAATAGTTGGGGGGATGTTGCTGAAACCATACTCAGGGACATTGATTGTGACGATGACTATGGTGACAATTGCTCAGCTCTTCCTTGCGGGATTTTCTTATTCGGTGAACATGGCACTTCTCCCAGTGGGCTGCATGTGATTGATGAGCAGGCTTATCAAGCTAGTCGTCATTTTTCTGATATTTATATACTGTTTGAGATGTTATCTATTCCCTGTCTTGTTGCTGAAGCTTCCCAAACATTTGAGAGAGCTGTAGCTCGTGGTGCAATAAGTGCTCAGTCTGTAGCCCTGGTATTGCAAAGCCGTCTTTCCCAAAGATTGAATAATAATGGAAGATATGTTTCTGAAAATTTCCAACATACAGATGGTTCTACAGAGGGAGATGCCTGTGAGCAATTGGGAGTTCAGAGGGATGATTATACTTCTGTTCTTGGCCTTGCTGAAAATTTGGCCCTCTCTATAGATCCTTGCGTGAAAGAGTTTGTTAAACTGCTCTACATGATAATGTTTAGATGGTTTGCCAATGAATCTTATAGGGGGAGGACGCTGAAGAGGCTTGTTGACCGTGCCACTAGCAATACTGACAGTGGTCGCGAAGTAGATTTTGATTTGGATATATTGGTTACTTTGGTCTGTGAGGAGCAGGAGTTTATCAGGCCTGTTTTGAGTATGATGCGTGAAGTTGCTGAACTTGCAAATGTGGACAGGGCTGCACTATGGCACCAGTTGTGTGCTAGCGAGGATGAAATTCTTCGCATTCGTGAAGAAAGCAAAACTGAGATTTCTAATATGGCTAAGGAAAAAGCTATTATATCACAAAAGCTAAGTGAATCTGAAGTGACAAACAACCGATTGAAG TCTGAAATGAGGGCTGAGATGGATCGATTTTCTCGTGAAAAGAAGGAACTAGCTGAACAAGCTCAAGAAGTTGAGAGTCAGCTTGAATGGCTTCGCTCAGAACGTGATGATGAAATTGCGAAGCTCTCTGCAGAGAAGAAAGCTCTTCATGACCGTTTACATGATGCAGAGACACAACTTTCTCAGTTGAAGTCTCGGAAACGTGATGAATTAaag AAAGTAGTCAAGGAGAAAAATGCCCTTGCTGAGAGATTGAAGAATGCTGAAGCTGCACGCAAGAGATTTGATGAAGAACTGAAAAGATTTGCGACAGAGAATGTGACTCGGGAGGAAATTCGGCAATCACTTGAAGACGAAGTCCGTAGATTGACTCAAACGGTTGGACAAACTGAAGGGGAAAAGCGTGAGAAGGAAGAGCAGGTTGCTAGGTGTGAAGCATATATTGATGGCATGGAATCAAAGTTGCAAGCTTGCCAG CAATATATTCACACACTTGAGGCCTCACTCCAGGAGGAAATGTCAAGGCATGCCCCTCTATACGGCGCTGGTCTGGAGGCTTTGTCATTGAAAGAGTTGGAAACACTATCACGCATTCATGAAGATGGGCTTAGGCAGATCCATGCCATTCAACAGCGTAAAGGGAGTCCTGCAGGGAGCCCTCTTGTGAGCCCCCATGCTCTCCCTCACACCCATGGATTGTATCCAGCTGCCTCGCTTCCTATGGCTGTGGGACTACCTCCCTCAATCATCCCAAATGGTGTGGGGATCCACAGCAACGGCCATGTGAATGGTGCAGTTGGACCCTGGTTTAACCACTCTTGA